Genomic window (Roseimicrobium gellanilyticum):
AATTCAGAGGCGCAGACAGTTGCCTGGCTTTTGAAGCACGTCACAGTCCAAGGCCGCTTCGCGTCACAGCATCTGGATCTGTCGCTTGTAGTCAATCCCACTCACAAATCCACCCCCGCCACCTTCAACAGCTTCATCGTGACAAAATACAATCCCACCGTGCCCACGATGCACACACCCAGCGCCGCCCAGAAGCCCCAGCCCTGACGCAGAAGCCACGGCAGCACGAGAAACATGGGAAGCGTGGGCAGCACAAACCAGAAGGTGCCGAAGGCGTGATTCGCAATCAGCGCGGTGTCCTTCTTCTCCACATAGAGCCAGATGAAGGCCAGCAGCGAAGTGAGCGGCAGCGAGTGGATGATGCTCGCGGCAAAATTATTCCGCTTCGCCGTCTCCGTCACCACCACGATGATGCCGGCGCTGAGCACGAGTTTGATGAGGTAGTAGAACATGGGGTACGTGTTGGAGTGTTGGAATGCTGGAGTGATGCGTGCCAGATGTCTGCATCGCAGGCTCGCGCCGAGTTCAACCGCAGGCGCTGCCCCAATCAAAAATCACAAATCATCAATCATAAATAGAAAAACGCCCGCCACCTCTCACGGCAGCGGGCGTCCTTGGCAGAAATCTATTCAGCCTTCTCACTCCTTGCACTTGCAGAGCCACTCGGGACTCTTGCACTCGCCGCACTCGCCGGTGTCATACTCGAAGCGGGCAGTCACAGCCTTGGCCTTGGGCGTGGCCTTGTACTGGACGATGAGCCATTCACCATCCTTCACCACGGGCACGGTGAAGCCGGTCTCCGTCTTGGTCACTTCCAGTTTCACGGGGTTCTTGCGATCTCCGGTGGTGGCGGTGAGCGTGCCCTCGCCTGCCTTCATGGGCTTGAGGTCCTTGTCGAGAAGCGCGATTTGAAATTTCCCATCCTTCACGGTGACCTCGGCGTGTACGGTTTCATCCTTGCTGAGTTCCAGCAGGCGTCCGCCTTTGGGGCCGAGAGGCACACCGCCGTGGCCGAAGGCAAAGCTGGTTACAAGCGCCAGCGCGAGGGTCATCAATTTCGTTTTCATGGATTTCATCTAGTGGGTTTGGCTTTGGGTTGGTTTGACGATTGGGTTGGTTCTCTGATTCAAGTCAGAAATGATTTCGATGTTTGTCCTGTCAGTTCTTGTCGGTTGGTTTTTCAGTGTGCCGCGGGAGCTTCATTCCGGACGGCAGATTCAGCGGCGCTTCGGCCAAAGAGGTAGAAGACGGCGGGTGTGACCACGAGGTCCAGCAACGTGGAAGACACCAGGCCGCCCACGATGACCACGGCCACAGGATGCAGGATTTCCTTCCCCGGTTCATGTGCGGACAACAGCAGCGGGATGAGAGCGATGCCCGCACTCAAGGCCGTCATCACCACGGGGACGAGTCGCTCCAGCGTGCCGCGGATGATCATCTGCGGACCGAAGGACTCACCCTCGTGCTTCATGAGGTGCAGATAGTGGCTGATCATCATGATGCCGTTGCGCGCTGCCACCCCACCCACGGCGATGAAACCCACGATGGTGGCGATGCTGATGTTGTTGATGAGGAACCACGTCAGCGCGAGACCGCCAATGAGGGCCAGTGGGATATTCAGCATCACCTGCAAGGCGAGTGACAGGCTGCGGAAGTAGCCGTAGAGCAGGATGACAATCGCGAAGAGCACGAGCACGAAGTAGAAGGCGATGGTCCTGGCCGCCTCCTGCTGCGCGCGGAACTCACCCTCGAAGCTCGGGTAGTAGCCCTCGGGAAAGTCGACCTTCTCCTTCACTTCCTTCTCCCACCGCTGCACGATGGATTGCAGATCACGCTCGCTCGTGTTCGCGCTGATGACGATGCGGCGTTGCGTGTTCTCGCGGTTGATGACGTTCGGCCCCTTGCTCTCGCGAATGTCCGCGACGAGGCGCAAGGGCACACGACGTCCACCCGCGGCTTCCACGAGCACGTCACCGAGCTTCTCCGGTGAGTCGCGCCACTCGGGAGGCAGGCGCAGCACCAGGTCCACGCTGCGCTCGCCTTCGCGCAACTCCGTGAGCGCGGTGCCGCCGATGAGAGCGCTCATCTGTTCATTGAGCGCGCCGGGCTGGATGCCATATGCCATGGCACGTTCGCGGTTCACCTCAATCTTCAACTGCGGAATCGGCACCTGCGCTTCCAGATACACATCCGTGAGACCTGGAATCTTCTGGCCGATGTCGCGTATCTGCGCGCCTTTCTCGCGCAACACATCGATGTTCGGACCGAAGACCTTGATGGCAATCTTCGCGCTCACGCCGCTGAGCATGTGACTGAGTCGGTGACCGATGGGCTGGCCCACATTCACCGCGGTGCCGGGGATCGCAGCCAGCTTCTCTCGAATCTCCTTGAAGACCTCCTCACGCGGGCGGCCGCCTTCGTCGAACTCCACGTCGAACTCATTCACACTCACCGGCACCACGTGGTCATCTCGCTCGGCACGTCCGGCACGGCGGCCCACGCTCTTCACCCCTTTGATGTCCATGAGGATCTTCACACCAAGCTCGCCCACTTCATTCGTCTGCGCGAGCGAGGTGCCCGGCGCATTCGCGAGGGAGATGGTAGCGCTGCCTTCATTGAAGGCCGGCAGGAACTCCTTGCCCATCACAGGATAGAGCAGCAACGCGGCCACCATCAGGGCTCCCACGATGGCAATCACCACGAGCGGCGCGCCCAGCGCCGCACGCAGGAAGGTGTGACGCACCAGGTTCTTCATGGCACGCACCACGAAGCCATCGCCATGGTCCTTGCCCTCCTTCGGTTTCAGCAGCAGCGAGCACATCACGGGAATGACCGTAAGCGACACCACGAACGAACCCGCCATGCTCACCATGGTGGCGATGGCAATGGGGGTGAAGAGACGACCCTCCAGACCTTCCAACCCGAGCAGCGGGAGGAACACCAGGATGATGAGCACCGTGGCGTAGAGGATGGAGTTACGCACCTCACCGGACGCGGTGGCAATGACTTCCATGCGCGGCTTCGGATTGGCCAGCGAAGCATTCTCGCGCAATCGCCGGAAGACATTCTCCACGTCTACAATCGCATCATCCACCACCATGCCGATGGCCACGGCGAGACCACCGAGGGTCATGGAGTTCACGCTGACTTCAAAGAGACGGAACACAAGCAGCGTGATGGCGAATGACAGCGGCATCGCCATGACCGTGATGAAGGTCGTACGGATGCTCAGCAGAAAGAGGAAGAGCACCACGGTCACCATGATGGCGCCATCGCGAATGGCCTCCTTCAGGTTGTCGATGGCATGGGTGATGAAGTCCCCCTGACGGAAGAGCAGTTCCAACTCCACGCCTTCCGGCAGGGTGGGCTTTAGGCCCTCCAACGCTTTCTCGATTTGCTCCGTGAGGCGAAGCGTATCGAAGCCAGGCGCTTTATCGATGCTGAGGATCACGCCCATCTGCCCGTTCACACTGGCGTCACCGCGCATGATTTGCACGCCGTAGTCCAGCTTCGCCACATCCTGCAGGAGAATGGGACGATCCTTCACCATCTTCACCACGGTCTTGCCGAGTTCCTCCAGGCTGGTGCTCATGCCGAGGTTGCGCACCATGATTTCCTTTGGTCCAGCCTGCAGGTAGCCGCTGGTGGCATTGCCCGCCGCCTTCGCGGTGGCGATGTTGATTTCCTCCAGGCTCACATCGTACGCGAGCATGCGATTTGGGTCGGGCTGCACCTGCACCTGCTTCACGCCGCCGCCGATGTTCAGCACATCCGCGACACCGTTGATGCTTTGCAAGCGCCTCCGCAGGGTCCAGTCCGCGAGGGTGCGCAGGTCGCGAGGCTCCATGTAGCCCTTTTCACCGGGCTTCTTGTTGCTCTTCACGCCTACGAGGAGGATCTCACCCATGAGTGAAGACACCGGCGTCATGCCGGGCGTCACGTCCTTGGGCAGATTCCCCAGCACGGCCTGCACGCGCTCCTGCACGAGCTGGCGTGCACGATAGATGTCCGTGCCCCAGGCAAACTCCGCGAAGACCAGCGAGAGGCCCACGTCTGAGTTTGACCTGACACGGTCCAGACTGGCGACACCTTGAATGGCGCTCTCCAGCGGCTGGGTGACGAGCATCTCCACCTCCTCCGGCGCGAGGCCGGGGCACTCGGTGAGCAGTGTCACCGTCGGCTTGGTCATGTCCGGCAGCACTTCCACCGGCAGCTTCGTGAGCGTCTGATAGCCAAAGACCATCAGCAGCACGGAAGCCATCAGCACCAAAGGTCGATGGTGCAGCGAAAAGCGTATGAGCTTGTTCAGCATGATCGGATCCCGGGTGTGGTTAGGCGGAAGCGGACGGGCGCTTCAGGAACATGCTCACCACCAGCAATGCCAGCAGGAGACCCGTGGTCGCGGCGAAGAAGATGGCCACCATGGTCCACTGGCTGTGGTCATGGTCGTGGTCGCCACCGCCCGCGCCCTTCTTGGCAGCGGCGATTTGCGCCGCCGTCATCTCGGTGCCGTCTTCATTGTGCGGGTGGCCGTGGGCGGCATCGAGTGCCTCCTTCAAGCTCACACTGCCCTTGCCCGCATAGGTGAGGGTGTACGCGCCCTTCGTCACCACTTCATCCCCGGCGAAGAGACCACTGATGACTTCGATGGACTGGTCATTGCTGACACCGAAGTCCACCGGTGTTTTCACAAACGCGTTCTTCAGATCGTAGTCCTTGATGAAGACAAAGCGTCCGGTGGCATCTCCCTGCACGGCTTCCTTCGGAATGGAGAGCACATTCTCCCGCGCACTCACCACGATGGCGAACTCCGCACGCATGCCAGGACGCAATACCTTGTCGGGGTTCGCGACGTGGAAGGCAGCCTCGATGGTGGCGCTCTCTTCATCCGCATACGCGCCGATGTGCGCCAGCTCCGCTTCGAATACCTTGTCCGGATAGCCCGCGATCTTGATGCGTGCCTTCTGCCCCTTCTTGAGTTTTCCCGCGAGATGCTCCGGCACGTAGGCCGCAGCTTCCACGGTTTCCAGGTTCACGATTTCGATGAGTGAGTCATTCGGCTCGATGGGCTGCCCCTGGGCGATGTTCACCTTCGCGATGGTGCCTGCGATGGGCGCACCCAGCATGACGGTGGGAGGTGGGTCACCGGGCTGGCGACTCTCCACCCACATGAGCTCCTCATCCTGGTCCACTTCCTGGTCGGGAAGCGCGAGCACGGAGAAGGCACGGCCGGGAATGCGGCTGCTGACGATGGCCTTCTTCCCCGGGAGGATTTCGATGCGACCCAGCGCGAAGATGGTTTCCTCAAAGTCACCTTCTTCCGTTTCCGCGGTCTCGATGTTGAGGTTCTTCACACCTTGCTCATCAAGCACCACGGTGTTCGTCGCGCGGTTGGGGTCGGCCTTTTCGGCTTCCTCATGGTCATGATCGTGCTCTTCGCCCTCGGCACGCTTGTGCTCGCCTTCTTCCTTGTCCTTGGCAGGGGCTTCCTCCTTGGAGGTCTTTTTGTCTCCATGGCTGTGTGCTTTTCCTGGAGCCCCCTCACGGGCGCTCAGGGTGCATGGCACTGCCAGGAGGCAC
Coding sequences:
- a CDS encoding DUF3147 family protein; this translates as MFYYLIKLVLSAGIIVVVTETAKRNNFAASIIHSLPLTSLLAFIWLYVEKKDTALIANHAFGTFWFVLPTLPMFLVLPWLLRQGWGFWAALGVCIVGTVGLYFVTMKLLKVAGVDL
- a CDS encoding efflux RND transporter permease subunit; its protein translation is MLNKLIRFSLHHRPLVLMASVLLMVFGYQTLTKLPVEVLPDMTKPTVTLLTECPGLAPEEVEMLVTQPLESAIQGVASLDRVRSNSDVGLSLVFAEFAWGTDIYRARQLVQERVQAVLGNLPKDVTPGMTPVSSLMGEILLVGVKSNKKPGEKGYMEPRDLRTLADWTLRRRLQSINGVADVLNIGGGVKQVQVQPDPNRMLAYDVSLEEINIATAKAAGNATSGYLQAGPKEIMVRNLGMSTSLEELGKTVVKMVKDRPILLQDVAKLDYGVQIMRGDASVNGQMGVILSIDKAPGFDTLRLTEQIEKALEGLKPTLPEGVELELLFRQGDFITHAIDNLKEAIRDGAIMVTVVLFLFLLSIRTTFITVMAMPLSFAITLLVFRLFEVSVNSMTLGGLAVAIGMVVDDAIVDVENVFRRLRENASLANPKPRMEVIATASGEVRNSILYATVLIILVFLPLLGLEGLEGRLFTPIAIATMVSMAGSFVVSLTVIPVMCSLLLKPKEGKDHGDGFVVRAMKNLVRHTFLRAALGAPLVVIAIVGALMVAALLLYPVMGKEFLPAFNEGSATISLANAPGTSLAQTNEVGELGVKILMDIKGVKSVGRRAGRAERDDHVVPVSVNEFDVEFDEGGRPREEVFKEIREKLAAIPGTAVNVGQPIGHRLSHMLSGVSAKIAIKVFGPNIDVLREKGAQIRDIGQKIPGLTDVYLEAQVPIPQLKIEVNRERAMAYGIQPGALNEQMSALIGGTALTELREGERSVDLVLRLPPEWRDSPEKLGDVLVEAAGGRRVPLRLVADIRESKGPNVINRENTQRRIVISANTSERDLQSIVQRWEKEVKEKVDFPEGYYPSFEGEFRAQQEAARTIAFYFVLVLFAIVILLYGYFRSLSLALQVMLNIPLALIGGLALTWFLINNISIATIVGFIAVGGVAARNGIMMISHYLHLMKHEGESFGPQMIIRGTLERLVPVVMTALSAGIALIPLLLSAHEPGKEILHPVAVVIVGGLVSSTLLDLVVTPAVFYLFGRSAAESAVRNEAPAAH
- a CDS encoding efflux RND transporter periplasmic adaptor subunit, which encodes MKLEKKIFASLLALLCLLAVPCTLSAREGAPGKAHSHGDKKTSKEEAPAKDKEEGEHKRAEGEEHDHDHEEAEKADPNRATNTVVLDEQGVKNLNIETAETEEGDFEETIFALGRIEILPGKKAIVSSRIPGRAFSVLALPDQEVDQDEELMWVESRQPGDPPPTVMLGAPIAGTIAKVNIAQGQPIEPNDSLIEIVNLETVEAAAYVPEHLAGKLKKGQKARIKIAGYPDKVFEAELAHIGAYADEESATIEAAFHVANPDKVLRPGMRAEFAIVVSARENVLSIPKEAVQGDATGRFVFIKDYDLKNAFVKTPVDFGVSNDQSIEVISGLFAGDEVVTKGAYTLTYAGKGSVSLKEALDAAHGHPHNEDGTEMTAAQIAAAKKGAGGGDHDHDHSQWTMVAIFFAATTGLLLALLVVSMFLKRPSASA